In a genomic window of Venatoribacter cucullus:
- a CDS encoding toprim domain-containing protein translates to MLLPAAYQQLVQALDQLPAVGPRAAARLAQHLLNSDAGAALLQALQRAGAEVTQCRHCRCYSNADLCGLCGNEQRDRTRWLVVAGVDELQQAEQVGWRGLYFVLHGLLAPMSGRGPNQLGLDQLQQRVATAARPLQITLALESTAEGCATAAFIASMLAAAGVELVLQDWTEWLTLQEQA, encoded by the coding sequence ATGCTGCTGCCGGCGGCATATCAGCAACTGGTGCAGGCCCTGGATCAGCTGCCTGCGGTTGGCCCCCGTGCCGCCGCCCGGCTGGCTCAGCATCTGCTGAACAGCGATGCGGGTGCCGCATTACTGCAGGCCCTGCAACGGGCCGGTGCTGAAGTAACCCAGTGCCGGCACTGCCGTTGTTACAGCAATGCCGACTTATGCGGGCTATGCGGCAATGAGCAGCGCGACCGCACACGCTGGCTGGTGGTGGCGGGTGTGGATGAACTGCAACAGGCTGAGCAGGTCGGTTGGCGGGGACTGTATTTTGTTTTGCATGGTCTGTTGGCGCCGATGTCCGGGCGGGGCCCGAATCAACTGGGGCTCGACCAGTTACAGCAACGGGTGGCGACAGCGGCCCGTCCGCTGCAGATTACCCTGGCACTGGAAAGTACCGCCGAAGGCTGTGCCACCGCTGCCTTTATCGCCAGTATGCTGGCGGCGGCCGGTGTTGAACTGGTGCTGCAGGACTGGACTGAATGGCTGACGCTGCAGGAGCAGGCATGA
- a CDS encoding YbaB/EbfC family nucleoid-associated protein has product MLKGGMGNLMKQAQKMQEQLQRAQAQLAEAEVTGESGAGLVKVTMNGRHDVKRVELDDSIMSEDKEMLEDLLAAAVNDAVRKIEQRNQEEMGKLTAGMGLPPGVKMPF; this is encoded by the coding sequence ATGCTGAAAGGTGGCATGGGTAATCTGATGAAACAGGCGCAGAAGATGCAGGAGCAACTGCAGCGCGCCCAGGCTCAGCTGGCTGAAGCGGAAGTGACCGGCGAGTCCGGCGCCGGGCTGGTTAAAGTCACCATGAATGGTCGTCACGATGTTAAGCGCGTCGAGCTGGACGATTCCATCATGAGCGAAGACAAAGAAATGCTGGAAGATTTGCTGGCCGCAGCCGTTAACGATGCGGTGCGCAAAATCGAGCAGCGCAATCAGGAAGAAATGGGCAAACTCACGGCCGGTATGGGTTTACCACCCGGCGTGAAAATGCCGTTCTGA
- the dnaX gene encoding DNA polymerase III subunit gamma/tau, with protein MSYQVLARKWRPRFFDEMVGQEHVLRALINALNEQRLHHAYLFTGTRGVGKTTIARILAKCLNCEQGISARPCGECSACREIAEGRFVDLIEVDAASRTKVEDTRELLDNVQYAPTRGRFKVYLIDEVHMLSAHSFNALLKTLEEPPAHVKFLLATTDPQKLPVTVLSRCLQFSLKNMTAERIVGYLGKVLEAEQVQYEEPALWQLGRAAQGSMRDALSLTDQAIAYGEGLVGEEQVNAMLGTMDRGRLFKLAEVLARADASEVMAEVAASAEHAPDYDEVLQGLLTIWHRASLGQVVPDAIDNAEGDREAILQLSMAMQPEDLQLYYQIGVSGRRDLALAPDPRQGFEMLLLRMLAFRPAPAAPVELDLQTALQKKKPLSQAAEPDAAAVPVPAPAPIPAPVMAADSPQEAASPGAAARSAAPAATAEDAEPDAAAEPERPADDPVPDAAPSLAEEPEQAAEPVPAAVSEPVSVTPAPELTAQTLQPHTWWQWVERLPLAGLTMAIARNSALVQVQDERYEFDVDPVQGALFNAAQQQKIQDALRTLIPAAQVQMQLQLPRGETPEQRRQRQQAEAHAGAKQAITGDALVQRIVQEFDAFVPDDSIRPVS; from the coding sequence ATGAGTTATCAAGTACTTGCGCGCAAATGGCGACCCCGTTTCTTTGATGAAATGGTGGGGCAGGAGCATGTCCTGCGGGCACTGATTAATGCCCTTAATGAGCAGCGCTTACACCACGCTTATCTGTTTACCGGCACCCGCGGTGTCGGCAAAACCACCATCGCCCGGATTCTGGCCAAGTGCCTGAACTGCGAGCAGGGCATCAGCGCCCGTCCCTGTGGTGAATGCAGTGCCTGCCGGGAAATTGCCGAAGGCCGCTTTGTTGATTTAATCGAAGTCGATGCCGCTTCCCGCACCAAAGTAGAAGACACCCGCGAATTACTCGATAACGTGCAGTACGCGCCGACCCGGGGCCGTTTTAAGGTCTACCTGATCGACGAAGTACACATGCTGTCGGCACACAGTTTTAACGCTCTGCTGAAAACCCTGGAAGAGCCGCCGGCCCACGTTAAATTTCTGCTGGCCACCACCGATCCGCAAAAACTGCCGGTTACGGTACTGTCCCGTTGTCTGCAATTCAGCCTGAAGAATATGACGGCAGAACGCATTGTGGGGTATCTGGGCAAAGTGCTGGAAGCCGAACAGGTACAGTACGAAGAACCGGCGCTGTGGCAGTTAGGCCGTGCCGCGCAGGGAAGTATGCGCGATGCGCTCAGTCTGACCGATCAGGCCATTGCCTACGGCGAAGGCCTGGTTGGGGAAGAGCAGGTCAATGCCATGCTCGGCACCATGGATCGTGGTCGCCTGTTTAAACTGGCTGAAGTGCTGGCTCGTGCCGATGCCAGTGAAGTAATGGCGGAAGTCGCCGCCAGCGCAGAACATGCGCCCGATTACGACGAAGTGCTGCAGGGATTGCTGACCATCTGGCACCGCGCCTCGCTCGGGCAGGTGGTACCGGATGCTATTGATAACGCCGAGGGCGACCGCGAGGCCATTCTGCAACTGTCCATGGCCATGCAACCAGAAGATCTGCAGTTGTATTACCAGATTGGCGTCAGTGGCCGCCGTGATCTGGCCTTAGCACCTGATCCGCGCCAGGGCTTTGAAATGTTGCTGCTGCGCATGCTGGCCTTCCGGCCGGCACCGGCTGCGCCGGTGGAACTGGATCTGCAAACCGCACTGCAAAAAAAAAAGCCCCTGAGTCAGGCCGCTGAGCCTGATGCTGCTGCCGTTCCGGTGCCTGCTCCTGCGCCGATTCCGGCCCCTGTTATGGCGGCGGATTCGCCGCAGGAAGCTGCCAGCCCGGGAGCGGCAGCTCGGTCTGCAGCGCCGGCCGCTACCGCTGAGGACGCAGAGCCAGATGCAGCGGCAGAGCCCGAACGGCCTGCTGACGACCCCGTGCCTGATGCAGCCCCTTCGCTTGCCGAAGAACCAGAGCAGGCCGCAGAACCAGTGCCCGCCGCAGTATCCGAGCCGGTCTCTGTCACGCCCGCACCTGAACTGACCGCACAGACCTTACAACCCCACACCTGGTGGCAATGGGTTGAGCGCTTGCCGCTGGCCGGCCTGACCATGGCCATTGCCCGCAACAGTGCGCTGGTACAGGTGCAGGATGAGCGTTATGAGTTTGATGTTGATCCGGTGCAGGGTGCCTTGTTCAATGCTGCGCAGCAGCAGAAAATTCAGGATGCCTTACGCACATTGATTCCGGCAGCGCAGGTACAGATGCAGTTGCAGCTGCCCCGTGGCGAAACGCCGGAACAACGCCGCCAGCGGCAGCAGGCTGAGGCGCATGCTGGAGCCAAACAAGCCATAACCGGCGATGCGCTGGTGCAGCGTATCGTGCAGGAATTTGATGCTTTCGTACCGGATGACAGTATTCGTCCGGTCAGTTAA
- the ybfE gene encoding LexA regulated protein: protein MSVQPEDRTTIDMFAPNRPGRPRSNPYDRPVQTRMNKRVQRLRDKARGLHRLEVKLDSAMIERLDDVADQLNLSRADVIEQALRHWLHL from the coding sequence ATGTCTGTCCAGCCTGAAGACCGAACCACTATCGATATGTTTGCGCCCAACCGGCCGGGCCGGCCGCGCAGCAACCCTTATGACCGGCCGGTGCAGACGCGGATGAACAAGCGGGTACAGCGGCTGCGTGATAAAGCCCGGGGGCTGCACCGGCTGGAAGTGAAGCTGGACAGCGCCATGATTGAGCGCCTGGATGACGTAGCTGACCAGCTTAACCTCAGCCGCGCCGATGTGATTGAGCAGGCGTTGCGCCACTGGCTGCACCTGTAA